The Nitriliruptor alkaliphilus DSM 45188 genome includes a region encoding these proteins:
- a CDS encoding molybdopterin-dependent oxidoreductase produces the protein MSEAPSDPAAAIRGLLHRADDAAKAAPNQRVPEGARERITRLLDAARSQLPALADDELRLDLAAQVARRFAALDRDGLEAVLGPSPDVRRAPTGADVDPARVPPGQHLTAGWPVLHVGGAPADVDPATWRVVVTGRVRTRTVLTVAELRDRLPVVTTRSDLHCVTGWSRLDNDWEGVRLVDLIGLAGPRPEATHLLASGHPAYSANLALEAAGAADVVVAWSHDGVLLDRAHGGPIRLVVPARYGWKSVKWLTELRLLDREVRGYWEERGYHDVADPWTEQRFRG, from the coding sequence GTGAGCGAGGCGCCATCCGACCCCGCGGCGGCCATCCGCGGGCTGCTGCACCGTGCCGACGACGCGGCGAAGGCCGCACCGAACCAGCGCGTCCCCGAGGGTGCGCGCGAGCGCATCACGCGCCTGCTCGACGCGGCGCGTTCGCAGCTGCCCGCGCTGGCTGACGACGAGCTGCGCCTCGATCTCGCCGCCCAGGTGGCGCGGCGGTTCGCCGCTCTCGACCGTGACGGGCTGGAGGCCGTGCTCGGCCCGTCGCCCGATGTACGACGGGCACCGACGGGTGCGGACGTCGACCCGGCCCGTGTGCCTCCGGGGCAGCATCTGACGGCGGGGTGGCCGGTGCTGCACGTGGGCGGAGCCCCCGCGGACGTCGATCCGGCCACCTGGCGGGTGGTGGTCACCGGTCGGGTGCGGACGCGGACCGTGCTGACCGTCGCCGAGCTGCGCGACCGACTGCCCGTCGTCACCACCCGCTCGGACCTCCACTGCGTCACCGGGTGGTCACGGCTCGACAACGACTGGGAGGGGGTGCGCCTCGTCGACCTGATCGGGCTCGCTGGTCCGCGGCCGGAGGCGACCCACCTGCTCGCGTCCGGGCACCCCGCCTACAGCGCGAACCTGGCCCTCGAGGCAGCCGGCGCGGCCGACGTGGTCGTCGCCTGGTCCCACGACGGGGTGCTGCTCGACCGTGCGCACGGCGGCCCGATCCGTCTGGTCGTCCCGGCGCGCTACGGCTGGAAGAGCGTCAAGTGGCTCACCGAGCTGCGGTTGCTCGACCGGGAGGTGCGCGGCTACTGGGAGGAACGCGGGTACCACGACGTCGCTGACCCGTGGACCGAGCAGCGCTTCCGCGGCTGA